The following are from one region of the Phormidium sp. PBR-2020 genome:
- a CDS encoding PEP-CTERM sorting domain-containing protein: MKFFNSTLVGLSVAAVASLTLGVEAANAGPGGGNGNGGGNPNSGGGLVASGTCDIANLTGTTDCEGIYSGNDSNSISTSTEMFGKTGWSELWKVDDSSGTTGPLTVALNNAGQETSGTWQLSEDFNFDSYESVMFVLKGGPTFTAYLSDSETMSGTWNTDDLRNGGGGVGPGLSHFTVWTTGTGSGNNGGSTPASVPEPAALLGLGSVALASRFLRRKSEDA, from the coding sequence ATGAAATTCTTTAACTCAACCCTTGTCGGTCTTTCCGTTGCCGCCGTCGCTTCCTTGACTCTTGGTGTAGAAGCAGCAAATGCTGGCCCTGGGGGAGGTAATGGTAATGGGGGGGGGAATCCTAACTCTGGCGGTGGCCTTGTGGCCAGCGGAACCTGTGACATCGCGAACCTAACCGGAACCACGGACTGCGAAGGGATTTATAGTGGTAACGATTCCAATAGCATCAGCACCAGTACCGAGATGTTCGGCAAGACGGGCTGGTCAGAGTTATGGAAAGTCGATGACAGTAGTGGCACTACAGGTCCCCTAACCGTTGCCCTAAACAACGCCGGTCAGGAAACCTCGGGAACCTGGCAGTTATCTGAGGACTTTAATTTCGATAGCTATGAGTCCGTGATGTTCGTTCTCAAAGGCGGTCCCACCTTTACTGCCTATCTCTCTGATAGTGAGACCATGTCCGGGACTTGGAATACCGATGACCTACGCAATGGTGGCGGAGGTGTCGGTCCTGGCTTATCTCACTTCACCGTCTGGACGACTGGCACTGGAAGTGGCAATAACGGAGGTTCTACACCTGCCTCTGTTCCCGAACCTGCCGCTCTTCTCGGTCTAGGGTCTGTTGCTCTCGCCTCTCGGTTCCTGCGTCGCAAGTCTGAAGACGCCTAA
- a CDS encoding PEP-CTERM sorting domain-containing protein: MKLLNPVTTTLCGVAVATVASFSVGVQSANALFHISGTTCSTDNLTGSTDCEGIFGADPPEFVGNPSADIDSSTELFGKTGWTKLFKVDMDSISMTDGLLNVTGNDGDLLSGSWNLTGFDFSNYGDVMFTLKGGPTFSAYLSDGVTTNGTWTTQDLRTGGQNPRIGPGLSNFVVWGREPVPTVPEPATIFGLGAIALASRFLRRKSDDV; this comes from the coding sequence ATGAAACTACTGAACCCGGTTACTACAACCCTCTGCGGCGTCGCTGTTGCCACGGTCGCCTCCTTCTCCGTTGGCGTCCAATCAGCCAATGCGCTGTTCCACATCTCCGGCACGACCTGCTCAACCGATAACTTGACGGGTTCGACAGACTGCGAGGGAATTTTCGGGGCAGATCCTCCCGAGTTCGTTGGGAATCCCTCTGCCGATATCGACTCCAGCACGGAACTCTTCGGCAAGACTGGCTGGACGAAACTGTTCAAAGTGGATATGGACAGTATCAGCATGACTGATGGCTTGTTAAATGTCACTGGGAATGACGGCGACTTGCTCTCTGGAAGTTGGAATCTAACGGGGTTTGATTTCAGCAACTATGGAGATGTCATGTTCACTCTCAAAGGTGGTCCTACCTTCTCAGCCTATTTATCTGACGGTGTGACGACCAATGGAACCTGGACGACTCAGGATTTACGTACGGGGGGACAAAATCCTCGGATTGGTCCTGGCTTGTCTAACTTCGTTGTTTGGGGACGAGAGCCTGTTCCCACGGTTCCCGAACCCGCTACCATCTTCGGTTTAGGTGCGATCGCCCTGGCTTCTCGCTTCCTGCGCCGCAAATCTGACGACGTATAA
- the dapB gene encoding 4-hydroxy-tetrahydrodipicolinate reductase → MASQSPIPVVVNGAAGKMGREVVKAVAQADDMLLLGAVDTNPNVAGQDVGEVAGCGPLEVPILSDLQSTLVMATQEQTQGVMVDFTHPSGVYENIRAAIAYGVRPVVGTTGLSPEQIQDLAEFAEKASTGCLIIPNFSIGVVLMQQAAIQASKYFDHVEIIELHHNQKADAPSGTAIKTAEMLGELGKRYNPAAVEEEEKLQGARGSVGQENIRIHSVRLPGLIAHQEILFGAPGQVYTLRHDTSDRACYMPGVLLSIRQVTQLNALVYGLEKII, encoded by the coding sequence ATGGCCAGTCAATCCCCCATCCCTGTCGTTGTTAACGGTGCTGCCGGAAAAATGGGCCGCGAAGTCGTCAAAGCCGTTGCCCAAGCGGACGATATGCTGCTGCTGGGGGCAGTGGATACGAACCCCAATGTGGCGGGCCAGGATGTGGGTGAGGTAGCCGGTTGTGGTCCCCTGGAAGTGCCGATTCTCTCGGACTTGCAAAGTACCTTAGTGATGGCCACCCAGGAACAAACTCAAGGGGTGATGGTGGATTTCACCCATCCCAGTGGAGTCTATGAAAATATCCGGGCGGCGATCGCCTATGGAGTCCGTCCCGTTGTCGGAACCACGGGATTGAGTCCTGAACAGATCCAAGATTTAGCAGAATTTGCCGAAAAAGCCAGTACCGGCTGTCTGATTATCCCCAACTTCTCCATTGGGGTAGTACTGATGCAGCAGGCGGCCATTCAAGCCTCGAAATACTTTGACCATGTGGAGATTATCGAACTCCATCATAATCAAAAAGCCGATGCCCCTTCAGGAACAGCTATCAAAACCGCCGAAATGCTCGGGGAATTAGGCAAACGCTATAACCCCGCCGCCGTGGAGGAAGAGGAAAAGTTACAAGGGGCCCGAGGCAGTGTTGGCCAAGAAAATATCCGTATTCATAGTGTCCGCCTCCCAGGACTAATTGCCCATCAGGAGATTTTGTTTGGGGCCCCCGGCCAGGTCTATACCCTACGCCATGATACGAGCGATCGCGCCTGTTATATGCCCGGAGTCCTTCTGTCGATTCGCCAAGTAACCCAACTCAACGCCCTGGTGTATGGCTTAGAGAAGATCATCTAA
- a CDS encoding DUF4126 family protein, whose product MVEILAALSASAAAGLRIGLPLLMIGLVKTNLWSDVPLLSNFSPSLVVGVLAAWSCFELFASKQLLGQRVLQIMQLVFSPIAGAIVGMAVAQLAEIEDWQVGVIGIVGGLLALVLQLVQTGWFFRLRGLPIWAIWLQDALSVLLVLFAFDAPQQGGLIALLLLWLAIRSSSAWYRWHRQERYKRRLMQHAEYQEALEEEEENQQS is encoded by the coding sequence ATGGTCGAAATTCTCGCCGCCCTGTCTGCATCGGCTGCGGCTGGCCTGAGAATTGGTCTACCTCTGCTGATGATTGGCTTGGTGAAAACCAATCTTTGGTCGGATGTGCCACTTCTCTCCAACTTCTCTCCCTCCCTGGTAGTAGGAGTTCTCGCCGCTTGGTCTTGTTTTGAACTCTTTGCTTCAAAACAACTTCTCGGGCAACGAGTGTTACAAATCATGCAATTGGTCTTTTCGCCCATCGCGGGGGCGATTGTCGGCATGGCGGTGGCCCAACTCGCGGAGATTGAAGATTGGCAAGTTGGGGTAATCGGGATTGTTGGCGGACTGCTGGCGTTGGTGTTGCAATTGGTGCAAACGGGTTGGTTTTTCCGGTTACGGGGACTCCCTATCTGGGCCATTTGGCTGCAAGATGCCCTCTCAGTGCTCCTCGTCCTCTTTGCCTTTGATGCCCCACAACAGGGGGGCTTGATTGCCCTCCTCCTATTATGGCTGGCCATTCGCAGTTCCTCGGCTTGGTATCGTTGGCATCGCCAGGAACGCTACAAACGTCGTTTGATGCAGCACGCGGAATATCAGGAAGCCCTAGAGGAGGAGGAGGAAAACCAGCAATCCTAG